In Acidobacteriota bacterium, a single genomic region encodes these proteins:
- a CDS encoding glycosyltransferase family 2 protein, whose translation MRNRHGNDSGDAPVTPRPTVVVIVVNWNRWRDTVECLESVLESTYPHFRIVVVDNHSTDASLDSIGRHFRQKGVPCALFRGKPQPGGRPAEEPGATPPGDAHILLVPLEKNGGYAFGINRGAHAARDFWAGPGSGTLLWAVNNDITVAPSAMSHLVAEMGRDERTGCAGCLVMHFDRRDEVQTYAGTRPFSPVHLPGYLFRGKYLYHGHRLPLPKGAPREIKGHLYGASIMMKQEVFDQVGGWNESYFLEFEDVDFCRRVRRAGYRLIGVADAQVFHKVGASKGSRSGAVQPSRFLGIPSRRYLKNIDIPFYYRVRNEILFLRKNYAAWFPLLALTALPALNLGRLAGIYLYNDPDKMERVRLLLRAMRDAFRKPAKAPRRSPLHLAGHVSTPAKTPTSTGR comes from the coding sequence ATGAGAAACAGACACGGAAACGACAGCGGCGACGCACCGGTGACCCCGCGGCCCACCGTTGTCGTGATCGTGGTCAACTGGAACCGGTGGCGGGACACCGTGGAGTGCCTGGAGTCCGTCCTGGAATCCACCTACCCCCACTTCCGCATCGTGGTCGTGGACAACCACTCCACGGACGCCTCCCTGGACTCCATCGGCCGGCACTTCCGGCAGAAAGGGGTCCCCTGCGCCCTCTTCAGGGGGAAGCCGCAACCGGGGGGCCGGCCGGCGGAGGAACCGGGGGCGACCCCTCCGGGGGACGCGCACATCCTGCTGGTCCCCCTGGAGAAGAACGGCGGGTACGCCTTCGGGATCAACCGCGGCGCCCACGCGGCCCGGGACTTCTGGGCCGGCCCGGGTTCCGGCACCCTTCTGTGGGCCGTCAACAACGACATCACGGTGGCGCCGTCGGCCATGTCCCACCTGGTGGCCGAAATGGGCCGGGACGAGCGAACCGGTTGCGCCGGGTGCCTCGTGATGCACTTCGACCGCCGGGACGAGGTCCAGACCTACGCGGGGACGCGGCCGTTCAGCCCGGTCCATCTCCCCGGCTACCTTTTCCGCGGCAAATACCTTTACCACGGCCACCGGCTGCCGCTGCCCAAGGGTGCGCCCCGGGAGATCAAGGGGCACCTCTACGGCGCGTCCATCATGATGAAGCAGGAGGTCTTCGACCAGGTCGGGGGGTGGAACGAGTCCTACTTCCTCGAGTTCGAGGACGTGGATTTCTGCCGCCGGGTCCGCCGCGCCGGGTACCGCCTCATCGGGGTCGCCGACGCCCAGGTGTTCCACAAGGTCGGGGCCAGCAAGGGGTCCCGCTCGGGGGCGGTCCAGCCGAGCCGCTTCCTGGGGATCCCCAGCCGCCGCTACCTCAAGAACATCGACATCCCGTTCTACTACCGGGTCCGGAACGAGATCCTCTTCCTGCGCAAAAACTATGCCGCCTGGTTCCCGCTCCTGGCGCTGACGGCCCTGCCCGCCCTCAACCTGGGCCGCCTGGCCGGGATCTACCTCTACAACGACCCCGACAAGATGGAGCGGGTCCGCCTTCTCCTGCGGGCCATGCGCGACGCCTTCCGCAAACCCGCGAAGGCCCCACGGCGCTCCCCCCTCCACCTCGCCGGCCACGTTTCCACCCCGGCGAAGACCCCCACCTCCACCGGTCGCTGA